In Streptomyces sp. NBC_00569, a single genomic region encodes these proteins:
- a CDS encoding amino acid permease — protein sequence MSKEAANTALDASRTDASQTPADAGDAGYSKDLKARHVNMIAIGGAIGTGLFLGAGGRLHSAGPALAVAYLVCGVFAYLVVRALGEMVVYRPSSGSFVSYAREFLGEKGAYVAGWMYFLNWSMTGIADITAIALYTQYWSAFTTIPQWVLALIALAVVLGVNLISVKYFGEMEFWFAIIKVATLVAFLFVGIFLVATQHPIDGQTPGLNMITEHGGFMPGGTMSVVLVMQGVVFAYAALELVGVAAGETADPQKVVPRAVNSIMWRVGLFYCGSVLLLALLLPSSVYSSNESPFVTLFSKLGVGGIGDIMNLVVLTAAMSSLNSGLYSTGRILRSMAMSGSAPKFTARMNRSQVPYGGILLTAGVGVLGVGLNYLLPHDAFEIVIEVSSIGIIGTWVMIMVAHLAFVRRAKQGLIKRPSFRLPWSPVTEIVTIVFLLLVLGLMWNDPDTGRKTLMLIPVIAVLLVAGWFAARRRIQREATQELAKLTDGE from the coding sequence GTGAGCAAGGAAGCCGCCAACACGGCTCTGGACGCATCCCGCACAGATGCGTCCCAGACGCCCGCCGACGCGGGTGACGCCGGCTACAGCAAGGACCTCAAGGCCCGCCACGTCAACATGATCGCGATCGGTGGCGCGATCGGTACCGGACTGTTCCTCGGAGCGGGTGGCCGCCTCCACTCGGCGGGCCCCGCACTCGCCGTCGCGTACCTCGTCTGCGGTGTCTTCGCCTACCTGGTCGTACGCGCCCTCGGTGAGATGGTCGTGTACCGGCCGTCCTCCGGTTCCTTCGTGTCCTACGCGCGCGAGTTCCTCGGCGAGAAGGGCGCCTACGTCGCCGGCTGGATGTACTTCCTCAACTGGTCGATGACAGGCATCGCGGACATCACCGCGATCGCCCTGTACACCCAGTACTGGAGTGCCTTCACGACCATTCCGCAGTGGGTGCTCGCGCTGATCGCCCTCGCGGTCGTGCTCGGCGTGAACCTGATCTCGGTGAAGTACTTCGGCGAGATGGAGTTCTGGTTCGCGATCATCAAGGTGGCCACGCTCGTCGCCTTCCTGTTCGTGGGCATCTTCCTGGTCGCCACCCAGCACCCGATCGACGGCCAGACCCCGGGCCTGAACATGATCACGGAGCACGGCGGATTCATGCCGGGCGGCACCATGTCGGTGGTCCTCGTCATGCAGGGTGTCGTCTTCGCGTACGCCGCCCTGGAGCTGGTGGGTGTCGCGGCGGGCGAGACCGCCGACCCGCAGAAGGTCGTCCCGCGCGCGGTGAACTCGATCATGTGGCGCGTCGGCCTGTTCTACTGCGGCTCGGTGCTGCTCCTCGCGCTGCTGCTGCCGTCCTCGGTGTACTCGTCGAACGAGAGCCCCTTCGTCACGCTCTTCAGCAAGCTGGGCGTGGGCGGCATCGGCGACATCATGAACCTGGTCGTGCTCACCGCGGCCATGTCCAGCCTCAACTCCGGCCTCTACTCCACGGGCCGCATCCTGCGCTCCATGGCGATGTCGGGCTCCGCCCCGAAGTTCACCGCCCGCATGAACCGCAGCCAGGTGCCGTACGGCGGCATCCTGCTCACCGCCGGCGTCGGCGTCCTGGGCGTGGGCCTCAACTACCTCCTCCCGCACGACGCCTTCGAGATCGTCATCGAGGTCTCCTCGATCGGCATCATCGGCACCTGGGTCATGATCATGGTCGCCCACCTGGCGTTCGTCCGGCGGGCCAAGCAGGGCCTGATCAAGCGGCCGTCGTTCCGCCTGCCCTGGTCCCCGGTCACCGAGATCGTCACGATCGTCTTCCTGCTGCTCGTGCTCGGTCTCATGTGGAACGACCCGGACACGGGCCGCAAGACCCTGATGTTGATCCCGGTCATCGCGGTCCTGCTCGTCGCCGGCTGGTTCGCCGCCCGCCGCCGCATCCAGCGCGAGGCGACCCAGGAACTGGCCAAGCTGACCGACGGCGAGTAA
- a CDS encoding MerR family transcriptional regulator, whose amino-acid sequence MTTDTEEPTLTVDELAARAGVTVRTIRFYSTKGLLPPPVIGPRRVGHYGPEHLSRLALIEELQHQGMTLAAIERYLEQLPTDLSAHDLAIHRALVASWAPDAEEDVTRAELERRAGRALSGEDLDRLAAMGAVAYLEDSDSFRVDPGLLRLGVELLGVPIAHETILAARTVLMEHTRDAAQELTRLFRDEVWGPYRERESNPEDPAHVAAMKSLSAHMQPLVVQALVTAFQRSLKEQLREAFRAES is encoded by the coding sequence ATGACGACGGACACCGAGGAGCCGACGCTCACGGTCGACGAACTGGCCGCGCGCGCGGGCGTCACCGTCCGTACGATCCGCTTCTACAGCACGAAGGGCCTGCTGCCGCCGCCCGTGATCGGGCCGCGCCGGGTCGGCCACTACGGCCCGGAGCACCTCTCCCGGCTCGCGCTCATCGAGGAGCTCCAGCACCAGGGCATGACCCTCGCCGCGATCGAGCGGTATCTGGAACAGCTGCCGACGGACCTGAGCGCGCACGATCTCGCGATCCATCGCGCGCTGGTCGCGAGCTGGGCCCCGGACGCGGAGGAGGACGTCACACGGGCGGAGCTGGAGCGCCGGGCGGGGCGGGCCCTGTCCGGGGAGGATCTGGACCGGCTCGCCGCGATGGGCGCCGTCGCGTACCTGGAGGACAGCGACAGCTTCCGCGTGGACCCCGGTCTGCTGCGGCTCGGGGTGGAGCTGCTGGGGGTGCCGATCGCCCACGAGACGATCCTCGCGGCGCGCACCGTCCTCATGGAGCACACCCGGGACGCCGCGCAGGAGCTGACGCGGCTGTTCCGCGACGAGGTGTGGGGGCCCTACCGGGAGCGGGAGTCGAACCCTGAGGATCCCGCGCACGTGGCGGCCATGAAGTCGCTGTCGGCCCATATGCAGCCGCTGGTGGTGCAGGCCCTGGTGACCGCGTTCCAGCGGTCGCTCAAGGAGCAGCTGCGGGAGGCGTTCCGCGCCGAGAGCTGA
- a CDS encoding 3-hydroxyacyl-CoA dehydrogenase NAD-binding domain-containing protein: MPESTTIRWEQDETGIVTLVLDDPNQSANTMNQAFKDSIAAIADRAEAEKDSIRGIIYTSAKKTFFAGGDLKDMMKAGPESAQQAFETGTGIKHSLRRIETLGKPVVAAINGAALGGGYEIALASHHRIALDAPGSKIGLPEVTLGLLPAGGGVTRTVRLMGITDALLKVLLQGTQYTPKRALENGLVHEVAATPEEMLAQARAFIDANPESQQPWDKPGYRIPGGTPANPKFAANLPAFPANLKKQLNGAPYPAPRNILATAVEGSQVDFETALTIEARYFTELVTGQTAKNMIQAFFFDLQAVNSGANRPKGIEKHTVRKVAVLGAGMMGAGIAYSCARAGIEVVLKDVTADAAARGKGYSEKLCAKAVSRGRTTQEKADALLARITPTAEPQDLAGCDAVIEAVFEDPALKHKVFKEIQHVIEPDALLCSNTSTLPITLLAEGVERAEDFIGLHFFSPVDKMPLVEIIKGERSGDEALARAFDLVRQINKTPIVVNDSRGFFTSRVIGHFINEGVAMVAEGVEPASVEQAAAQAGYPAKVLSLMDELTLTLPRKIRNETKRAVEEAGGTWAGHPADVVIDRMVEEFDRPGRSGGAGFYEYVDGKRAGLWPGLREHFTQPGYEIPFKDMQERMLFSEALDTVRLLEEGVLTSVADANIGSIFGIGFPGWTGGVLQYINGYEGGLPGFVARSRELAERYGERFQPTALLVEKAGKGETFTDA, encoded by the coding sequence ATGCCCGAGAGCACCACCATCCGCTGGGAACAGGACGAGACCGGCATCGTCACGCTCGTCCTCGACGACCCCAACCAGTCCGCGAACACGATGAACCAGGCGTTCAAGGACTCCATCGCCGCGATCGCCGACCGCGCCGAGGCCGAGAAGGACTCGATCCGCGGCATCATCTACACCTCCGCCAAGAAGACGTTCTTCGCCGGCGGTGACCTCAAGGACATGATGAAGGCCGGCCCCGAGAGCGCCCAGCAGGCGTTCGAGACCGGCACCGGCATCAAGCACTCCCTGCGCCGCATCGAGACGCTCGGCAAGCCCGTCGTCGCGGCGATCAACGGCGCGGCCCTGGGCGGCGGTTACGAGATCGCGCTCGCCTCCCACCACCGCATCGCCCTCGACGCGCCCGGCTCCAAGATCGGCCTCCCGGAGGTCACGCTCGGCCTGCTCCCCGCGGGCGGCGGCGTGACCCGCACCGTACGCCTCATGGGCATCACCGACGCCCTGCTGAAGGTGCTCCTCCAGGGCACCCAGTACACCCCGAAGCGTGCCCTGGAGAACGGCCTCGTCCACGAGGTGGCCGCCACCCCCGAGGAGATGCTCGCCCAGGCGCGCGCCTTCATCGACGCCAACCCCGAGTCGCAGCAGCCCTGGGACAAGCCCGGCTACCGCATCCCGGGCGGCACCCCGGCCAACCCGAAGTTCGCGGCGAACCTGCCCGCCTTCCCGGCCAACCTCAAGAAGCAGCTGAACGGCGCCCCCTACCCGGCCCCGCGCAACATCCTCGCCACGGCCGTCGAGGGCTCCCAGGTCGACTTCGAGACGGCCCTGACCATCGAGGCGCGCTACTTCACCGAGCTCGTCACCGGCCAGACCGCGAAGAACATGATCCAGGCGTTCTTCTTCGACCTCCAGGCCGTCAACTCCGGCGCGAACCGGCCCAAGGGCATCGAGAAGCACACCGTCCGCAAGGTCGCCGTCCTCGGCGCCGGCATGATGGGCGCGGGCATCGCCTACTCGTGCGCCCGCGCGGGCATCGAGGTCGTCCTCAAGGACGTGACCGCCGACGCCGCCGCCCGGGGCAAGGGCTACTCCGAGAAGCTCTGCGCCAAGGCCGTCTCCCGCGGCCGCACCACGCAGGAGAAGGCGGACGCCCTCCTCGCCCGCATCACGCCCACCGCCGAACCGCAGGACCTCGCGGGCTGCGACGCCGTGATCGAGGCCGTCTTCGAGGACCCGGCGCTCAAGCACAAGGTGTTCAAGGAGATCCAGCACGTCATCGAGCCCGACGCGCTGCTGTGCTCCAACACCTCGACCCTGCCGATCACCCTGCTCGCCGAGGGCGTGGAGCGGGCCGAGGACTTCATCGGGCTGCACTTCTTCTCGCCCGTCGACAAGATGCCGCTCGTCGAGATCATCAAGGGCGAGCGCAGCGGTGACGAGGCGCTCGCCCGCGCCTTCGACCTGGTCCGCCAGATCAACAAGACGCCGATCGTCGTGAACGACTCGCGCGGGTTCTTCACCTCGCGCGTCATCGGGCACTTCATCAACGAGGGTGTCGCGATGGTCGCCGAGGGCGTCGAGCCCGCCTCCGTCGAACAGGCCGCGGCCCAGGCCGGCTACCCGGCCAAGGTCCTGTCCCTGATGGACGAGCTGACGCTCACGCTGCCCCGCAAGATCCGTAACGAGACGAAGCGAGCCGTCGAGGAGGCGGGCGGCACCTGGGCCGGCCACCCCGCTGATGTCGTCATCGACCGCATGGTCGAGGAGTTCGACCGTCCCGGGCGCAGCGGCGGCGCGGGCTTCTACGAGTACGTGGACGGCAAGCGCGCCGGCCTGTGGCCGGGCCTGCGCGAGCACTTCACCCAGCCCGGGTACGAGATCCCGTTCAAGGACATGCAGGAACGCATGCTCTTCTCCGAGGCGCTCGACACGGTGCGCCTCCTGGAGGAGGGCGTCCTGACCTCGGTCGCGGACGCCAACATCGGCTCCATCTTCGGCATCGGCTTCCCGGGCTGGACCGGCGGAGTCCTGCAGTACATCAACGGCTACGAGGGCGGCCTGCCGGGCTTCGTGGCCCGCTCGCGCGAGCTCGCCGAGCGCTACGGCGAGCGTTTCCAGCCGACCGCGCTGCTCGTCGAGAAGGCCGGGAAGGGCGAGACCTTCACCGACGCCTGA
- a CDS encoding acetyl-CoA C-acetyltransferase, with protein MSTEAYVYDAIRTPRGRGKANGALHGTKPIDLVVGLIHEVQRRFPDLDPAAIDDIVLGVVGPVGDQGSDIARIAAIAAGLPDTVAGVQENRFCASGLEAVNLAAMKVRSGWEDLVLAGGVESMSRVPMASDGGAWFADPMTNYETGFVPQGIGADLIATIEGFSRRDVDEYAALSQERAAAAVKDGRFARSVVPVTDRSGLTVLDHDEFLRPGTTADSLAKLKPSFADIGDLGGFDAVALQKYHWVEKIDHVHHAGNSSGIVDGASLVAIGTKEVGERHGLTPRARIVSAAVSGSEPTIMLTGPAPASRKALAKAGLTIDDIDLVEINEAFAAVVLRFVRDMGLSLDKVNVNGGAIALGHPLGATGAMILGTLVDELERRDLRYGLATLCVGGGMGIATIVERV; from the coding sequence GTGAGCACCGAAGCGTACGTGTACGACGCGATCCGCACCCCGCGCGGACGCGGCAAGGCGAACGGCGCCCTGCACGGCACCAAGCCGATCGACCTCGTCGTCGGACTGATTCACGAGGTCCAGCGGCGCTTCCCGGACCTCGACCCCGCCGCCATCGACGACATCGTGCTCGGCGTCGTCGGCCCGGTCGGCGACCAGGGCTCCGACATCGCGCGGATCGCGGCCATCGCCGCCGGACTGCCCGACACCGTGGCCGGTGTGCAGGAGAACCGCTTCTGTGCCTCGGGCCTCGAAGCGGTCAACCTGGCCGCCATGAAGGTCCGTTCGGGCTGGGAGGACCTCGTCCTCGCCGGCGGCGTCGAGTCGATGTCGCGCGTCCCGATGGCCTCGGACGGCGGCGCCTGGTTCGCCGACCCGATGACCAACTACGAGACGGGCTTCGTGCCGCAGGGCATCGGCGCGGACCTGATCGCCACCATCGAGGGCTTCTCCCGGCGCGACGTCGACGAGTACGCGGCGCTCTCGCAGGAGCGCGCGGCCGCCGCCGTGAAGGACGGCCGTTTCGCCCGCTCCGTCGTGCCCGTCACGGACCGCAGCGGCCTGACCGTTCTCGACCACGACGAGTTCCTGCGCCCCGGCACGACCGCCGACTCGCTCGCCAAGCTGAAGCCGTCGTTCGCGGACATCGGCGACCTCGGCGGCTTCGACGCCGTCGCCCTGCAGAAGTACCACTGGGTCGAGAAGATCGACCACGTCCACCACGCGGGCAACTCCTCCGGCATCGTCGACGGCGCGTCCCTCGTCGCCATCGGCACCAAGGAGGTCGGCGAGCGCCACGGCCTGACCCCGCGCGCGCGGATCGTCTCCGCGGCCGTCTCCGGCTCCGAGCCGACGATCATGCTCACCGGTCCCGCGCCCGCCAGCCGCAAGGCCCTCGCCAAGGCGGGTCTGACCATCGACGACATCGACCTCGTCGAGATCAACGAGGCCTTCGCGGCGGTGGTGCTCCGCTTCGTGCGGGACATGGGGCTGTCCTTGGACAAGGTGAACGTCAACGGCGGGGCGATCGCGTTGGGGCACCCGCTCGGTGCCACCGGCGCGATGATCCTGGGGACGCTCGTGGACGAGCTCGAGAGGCGCGATCTGCGCTATGGGCTCGCCACGTTGTGTGTCGGGGGAGGCATGGGTATCGCCACGATCGTGGAACGGGTCTAG
- a CDS encoding acyl-CoA dehydrogenase family protein — protein MERQIFTEEHDAFRESVRTFLAKEVTPHYEQWEKDGIVSREAWLAAGRQGLLGLAVPEEYGGGGNADFRYSAVIAEEFTRAGAAGLAIGLHNDIIGPYLTSLATDEQKRRWLPGFCDGSLITAIAMTEPGAGSDLQGIRTSAEDRGDHWVLNGSKTFISNGILADLVIVVAKTTPEGGAHGLSLLVVERGMEGFERGRNLDKIGQKSQDTAELFFNDVRVPKENLLGELNGAFVHLMTNLAQERMGIAVAGIAAAEHLLEITTTYVKEREAFGRPLAKLQHIRFEIAEMATECAVTRTFLDRCIVDHSDGALDAVHASMAKWWATELQKRVADRCLQLHGGYGYMTEYRVARAFTDGRIQTIYGGTTEIMKEIIGRSLLG, from the coding sequence ATGGAACGGCAGATCTTCACCGAGGAGCACGACGCGTTCCGCGAGAGCGTGCGCACTTTCCTGGCCAAGGAGGTCACCCCGCACTACGAGCAGTGGGAGAAGGACGGCATCGTCTCGCGCGAGGCGTGGCTCGCGGCCGGTCGCCAGGGCCTGCTCGGGCTCGCCGTGCCGGAGGAGTACGGGGGCGGCGGCAACGCAGACTTCCGCTACAGCGCCGTCATCGCCGAGGAGTTCACGCGCGCGGGAGCCGCCGGCCTCGCGATCGGTCTCCACAACGACATCATCGGGCCGTACCTGACGTCTCTCGCCACGGACGAGCAGAAGCGCCGCTGGCTGCCCGGTTTCTGCGACGGCTCGCTGATCACCGCCATCGCGATGACCGAGCCGGGCGCCGGATCGGACCTCCAGGGCATCCGCACCTCGGCCGAGGACCGCGGCGACCACTGGGTGCTCAACGGTTCCAAGACGTTCATCTCGAACGGGATCCTCGCCGACCTCGTGATCGTCGTCGCGAAGACGACGCCCGAGGGCGGCGCCCACGGCCTGTCCCTCCTGGTCGTCGAGCGCGGCATGGAGGGCTTCGAGCGCGGCCGCAACCTCGACAAGATCGGCCAGAAGTCCCAGGACACGGCCGAGCTCTTCTTCAACGACGTACGCGTCCCGAAGGAGAATCTCCTCGGCGAGCTCAACGGCGCCTTCGTCCACCTGATGACGAACCTCGCGCAGGAGCGCATGGGCATCGCCGTCGCCGGGATCGCCGCCGCGGAGCACCTCCTGGAGATCACCACGACCTACGTCAAGGAGCGCGAGGCCTTCGGCCGGCCCCTCGCCAAGCTCCAGCACATCCGGTTCGAGATAGCCGAGATGGCCACCGAGTGCGCCGTCACCCGGACCTTCCTGGACCGCTGCATCGTCGACCACTCGGACGGCGCACTCGACGCGGTGCACGCCTCGATGGCCAAGTGGTGGGCGACCGAACTCCAGAAGCGTGTGGCGGACCGCTGCCTCCAGCTCCACGGCGGCTACGGCTACATGACGGAGTACCGCGTCGCCAGGGCCTTCACCGACGGACGCATCCAGACGATCTACGGCGGCACGACCGAGATCATGAAGGAGATCATCGGGCGCTCGCTGCTCGGCTGA
- a CDS encoding LLM class F420-dependent oxidoreductase, which translates to MELSALLAYAADPRQAADDAAALESAGLDAVWVAEAYGFDSPTIMGYLAARTERMKIGAAILNVYSRTPALIAQTAAGLDAVSGGRAVIGLGASGPQVVEGWHGKAYDKPLGRTRETIELTRRILRREVIDHHGITDMPLPPEKGGRLGKPLKILSRPVRPEVPLYVASLGPANVRMTAEIADGWLPTLFIPEKAHQVWGTPLAEGAAKRAPELGPLQVVAGGLLAIGEDAAAARDLARPNIALYVGGMGAVGKNFYNDLAVAYGYEKEAKLIQELYLSGKKKEAEAAVPDEFCELMSLCGPESYVRERVEAFRAAGVTMLNVIPVGPEPARLVETVKNWL; encoded by the coding sequence ATGGAGCTGTCCGCACTCCTCGCCTACGCAGCCGATCCCCGGCAGGCGGCCGACGACGCCGCCGCGCTCGAGTCGGCGGGCCTCGACGCCGTCTGGGTCGCGGAGGCCTACGGCTTCGACTCGCCCACGATCATGGGCTACCTCGCCGCCCGCACCGAGCGCATGAAGATCGGCGCCGCGATCCTCAACGTCTACTCGCGTACCCCCGCCCTCATCGCCCAGACCGCCGCCGGACTCGACGCCGTCTCCGGCGGCCGCGCCGTCATAGGCCTGGGCGCGTCGGGCCCGCAGGTCGTCGAGGGCTGGCACGGGAAGGCGTACGACAAGCCGCTGGGCCGTACCCGCGAGACCATCGAGCTGACCCGGCGCATCCTGCGCCGCGAGGTCATCGACCACCACGGCATCACGGACATGCCGCTGCCCCCGGAGAAGGGCGGCAGGCTCGGCAAGCCCTTGAAGATCCTCTCCAGGCCCGTGCGCCCCGAAGTCCCGCTGTACGTCGCCTCGTTGGGCCCGGCCAATGTCCGGATGACGGCCGAGATCGCCGACGGCTGGCTGCCCACCCTCTTCATCCCGGAGAAGGCCCACCAGGTGTGGGGCACCCCGCTCGCCGAGGGCGCCGCCAAGCGCGCCCCCGAGCTCGGCCCCCTCCAGGTCGTCGCGGGCGGCCTGCTCGCCATCGGCGAGGACGCGGCGGCCGCCCGCGACCTCGCCCGTCCCAACATCGCCCTGTACGTGGGCGGCATGGGCGCGGTCGGCAAGAACTTCTACAACGACCTCGCCGTGGCCTACGGCTACGAGAAGGAGGCCAAGCTCATCCAGGAGCTCTACCTCTCCGGGAAGAAGAAGGAGGCGGAGGCCGCCGTCCCGGACGAGTTCTGCGAGCTGATGAGCCTGTGTGGGCCCGAGAGCTATGTACGCGAGCGTGTCGAGGCCTTCCGCGCCGCCGGCGTCACCATGCTGAACGTCATCCCGGTCGGCCCCGAGCCCGCCCGGCTGGTCGAGACCGTCAAGAACTGGCTGTAG
- a CDS encoding CaiB/BaiF CoA transferase family protein, translating to MAVAGMANSGPLAGVRVVELAGIGPGPFAAMLLADLGADVVRVDRPGGAGLAIDPEYDITNRNKRSVVIDLKADDGPARVLDLVAKADVLIEGYRPGVAERLGVGPDDCHARNPRLVYGRMTGWGQEGPLAQRAGHDIAYIALTGTLGMIGRPDEPPTVPANLVGDFAGGSLYLVVGILAALHHARDTGAGQVVDAAIVDGASHLAAMIHGMLAAGGWQDRRGSNLLDGGCPFYGTYETSDGQYMAVGALEQQFYDEFIALLGIEGTVPARKDLARWGELREAVAACFKTRTREEWTAVFEGSDACVAPVLSLREAPGHPHLAARGTFTDHGGITQPAPAPRFSATPTTVRRGPAQPGADTAGVARDWDVPSLTKEEN from the coding sequence ATGGCAGTGGCAGGGATGGCGAACAGCGGCCCGCTCGCCGGGGTGCGCGTGGTCGAACTGGCGGGCATCGGCCCGGGCCCGTTCGCCGCGATGCTCCTCGCCGACCTGGGCGCCGATGTCGTGCGCGTGGACCGCCCCGGCGGCGCCGGGCTCGCGATCGATCCCGAGTACGACATCACCAACCGCAACAAGCGCTCCGTGGTCATCGACCTCAAGGCGGACGACGGCCCCGCGCGCGTCCTCGATCTCGTCGCCAAGGCGGACGTCCTCATCGAGGGCTACCGTCCCGGGGTCGCCGAGCGCCTGGGCGTCGGCCCCGACGACTGCCACGCCCGCAACCCGCGCCTCGTCTACGGACGCATGACCGGCTGGGGCCAGGAAGGCCCCCTCGCGCAGCGCGCCGGGCACGACATCGCGTACATCGCCCTCACCGGCACCCTCGGCATGATCGGCAGGCCGGACGAGCCGCCGACCGTCCCCGCGAACCTCGTCGGTGACTTCGCGGGCGGCTCGCTCTACCTAGTCGTCGGCATCCTCGCCGCCCTCCACCACGCGCGTGACACCGGCGCGGGCCAGGTCGTGGACGCCGCGATCGTCGACGGTGCCTCGCATCTCGCCGCGATGATCCACGGCATGCTCGCGGCCGGCGGCTGGCAGGACCGGCGTGGCAGCAACCTCCTCGACGGCGGCTGCCCCTTCTACGGGACGTACGAGACCTCCGACGGCCAGTACATGGCGGTCGGCGCTCTTGAACAGCAGTTCTACGACGAGTTCATCGCTCTCCTCGGCATCGAAGGCACGGTGCCCGCCCGCAAGGACCTCGCCCGCTGGGGCGAGCTGCGCGAGGCCGTCGCCGCCTGCTTCAAGACCCGTACCCGCGAGGAGTGGACGGCCGTGTTCGAGGGGTCCGACGCGTGCGTGGCGCCGGTCCTGTCCCTGCGCGAGGCGCCCGGCCACCCCCATCTGGCCGCGCGCGGCACCTTCACCGACCACGGCGGCATCACCCAGCCCGCCCCCGCACCCCGCTTCTCCGCGACCCCCACCACCGTCCGCAGAGGCCCCGCCCAGCCGGGCGCCGACACGGCCGGCGTGGCCCGCGACTGGGACGTACCGAGCCTGACGAAGGAAGAGAACTGA
- a CDS encoding MmcQ/YjbR family DNA-binding protein, whose protein sequence is MPGATEDFPWGETVAKVNKKVFVFLGVDDGSCPMGLTVKLRDEEAHAHALTTPGAEPAGYGLGKAGWVQIPLDVKGAPGAELLCDWVEESYRTVATKKLVAELDAR, encoded by the coding sequence ATGCCGGGTGCCACGGAGGACTTTCCCTGGGGCGAGACGGTCGCGAAGGTGAACAAGAAGGTGTTCGTGTTCCTCGGCGTCGACGACGGCAGTTGTCCGATGGGCCTCACGGTCAAGCTCAGGGACGAGGAGGCCCACGCGCACGCCCTCACGACTCCGGGCGCCGAGCCCGCCGGCTACGGCCTCGGCAAGGCGGGCTGGGTGCAGATCCCTCTGGACGTAAAGGGCGCCCCGGGCGCGGAGCTGCTCTGCGACTGGGTGGAGGAGAGCTACCGGACGGTGGCCACGAAGAAGCTCGTCGCCGAACTGGACGCGCGATGA
- a CDS encoding saccharopine dehydrogenase family protein translates to MRDRPGRTDRTGREYDIVLFGATGFTGGLTAEYLAAHAPEGLRWAVAGRDTGKLERLRERLTAIDPACAVLPLVRADVADPASLRALAARTRVVATTVGPYVTYGQDLVAACAEEGTDYTDLCGEPEFVDVTYVRHDARARETGARLVHACGFDSIPHDLGVHFTVGQLPEGVPLRIDGFVRSNATFSGGTFASALTQFSRGRQMLAAQQDRRRHQPRLVGRRAYAPTGAPHYAKEVDAWALPLPTIDPQVVQRSARALERYGPDFRYRHYAAVRHLPVAFGGVAATGALFAAAQLPPARRWLSGRLKPGDGPDEARRAASWFSVRFVGEGGGRRVYTEVSGGDPGYDETAKMLGESAMCLALDDLPETAGQVTTAVAMGDALTTRLRDAGIRFRVAATR, encoded by the coding sequence ATGCGGGACAGGCCCGGCAGAACCGACAGGACAGGCCGCGAGTACGACATCGTGCTCTTCGGGGCGACCGGGTTCACCGGCGGACTCACCGCCGAGTATCTGGCGGCGCACGCGCCCGAAGGGCTGCGGTGGGCCGTCGCGGGGCGCGACACGGGGAAGCTGGAGCGGCTGCGCGAGCGCCTCACCGCGATCGACCCCGCGTGCGCCGTGCTGCCGCTGGTCCGCGCCGACGTCGCCGACCCGGCTTCCCTGCGCGCCCTCGCGGCACGCACGCGCGTGGTGGCCACGACCGTCGGCCCGTACGTCACCTACGGCCAGGATCTCGTGGCCGCGTGCGCCGAGGAGGGCACCGACTACACGGACCTGTGCGGCGAGCCCGAGTTCGTCGACGTCACGTACGTACGGCACGACGCCCGCGCTCGGGAGACCGGGGCACGCCTCGTCCACGCGTGCGGCTTCGACTCGATCCCGCACGACCTGGGCGTGCACTTCACGGTGGGGCAGCTCCCCGAGGGCGTGCCGCTGCGCATCGACGGGTTCGTGCGGTCGAACGCGACGTTCTCGGGCGGCACGTTCGCGTCCGCGCTGACGCAGTTCTCGCGGGGCCGGCAGATGCTGGCCGCGCAGCAGGACCGGCGGCGGCACCAGCCGCGCCTCGTCGGCCGCAGGGCGTACGCGCCGACGGGCGCGCCGCACTACGCCAAGGAGGTCGACGCGTGGGCGCTGCCGCTCCCGACGATCGATCCGCAGGTCGTGCAGCGCTCCGCGCGGGCGCTGGAGCGCTACGGTCCCGACTTCCGCTACCGGCACTACGCGGCGGTGCGGCACCTGCCCGTCGCGTTCGGCGGCGTCGCGGCTACGGGCGCGCTGTTCGCCGCCGCCCAACTGCCGCCCGCACGCAGGTGGTTGTCGGGACGGCTCAAGCCGGGTGACGGGCCGGACGAGGCGCGGCGCGCGGCGAGCTGGTTCTCGGTGCGCTTCGTCGGCGAGGGCGGCGGCCGCCGCGTGTACACGGAGGTCTCGGGCGGGGACCCGGGCTACGACGAGACGGCGAAGATGCTCGGCGAGTCCGCGATGTGCCTGGCCCTCGACGACCTGCCCGAGACGGCGGGCCAGGTCACCACGGCCGTCGCGATGGGCGACGCCCTGACGACCCGCCTGCGGGACGCGGGGATCAGGTTCCGGGTGGCGGCCACACGGTAA